A genomic region of Trifolium pratense cultivar HEN17-A07 linkage group LG3, ARS_RC_1.1, whole genome shotgun sequence contains the following coding sequences:
- the LOC123917281 gene encoding agamous-like MADS-box protein AGL80: MGNKVKLAFITHNTKRKAAFRKRKIGILKRLNEITTLCGIEACGILYDNNNPQPVVWPTDSGAKSVLSRFASLPESEQSNNKVNQEDFLWKRIEKDFEKLKKEREETRKNVMAIIINHYIYTKEFNGNSMSKNDLNDMSCFIDENLKEIYRKMEGMKIESQEHDGNEAGVMNETKKQ, encoded by the exons ATGGGAAACAAGGTGAAACTTGCATTCATAACACATAATACAAAGAGAAAGGCAGCATTCAGAAAGAGAAAAATTG GTATACTGAAGAGGCTTAATGAAATCACCACTCTTTGTGGAATCGAAGCATGTGGAATACTCTATGATAATAACAATCCTCAACCAGTGGTTTGGCCAACAGATTCAGGAGCCAAAAGTGTGCTATCAAGGTTTGCGAGTTTGCCTGAATCGGAGCAAAGTAATAATAAGGTGAATCAAGAGGACTTCTTGTGGAAAAGGATTGAGAAAGACTTCGAGAAATTGAAGAAAGAAAGGGAGGAAACTCGGAAAAATGTTATGGCCATAATCATTAACCATTACATTTATACTAAAGAATTTAATGGCAATTCAATGAGCAAaaatgatctaaatgatatgTCATGTTTTATTGATGAGAATCTGAAAGAAATTTATCGAAAGATGGAAGGAATGAAAATTGAATCCCAAGAGCATGATGGAAATGAAGCTGGAGTAATGAATGAAACaaagaaacaataa